In a single window of the bacterium genome:
- a CDS encoding zf-HC2 domain-containing protein produces the protein MKCKDFTNDLISLAYGDIDKDREKKLRAHLKVCSRCRQELEELKKTSKVLSEWRDEEPEMKYVFVKKESFSKKVLESFIELAWPKKFALSFSAAAIAVLILLAAANTTISGSRGTWQISMRLHSEKTDNNQEILAQALKSYQKELIVLISRMVEDSEIRQQKITDYKLAQITEQFNRARHTDLAVLGNELQGLQKTTQGQFYKTNEVLSNLIQFASYQYDKQKP, from the coding sequence ATGAAATGTAAAGATTTTACAAACGACCTTATCTCCCTTGCATACGGAGATATTGATAAAGATAGAGAAAAAAAACTCAGAGCTCACCTTAAAGTATGCAGCCGCTGCAGACAGGAGCTTGAAGAACTTAAAAAAACCTCAAAAGTACTTTCAGAATGGAGAGACGAGGAACCTGAAATGAAATACGTTTTTGTAAAAAAGGAATCATTTTCCAAAAAAGTTTTGGAATCATTTATTGAGCTTGCATGGCCTAAAAAATTTGCCCTATCATTCTCCGCTGCAGCAATTGCCGTTTTGATTCTGCTTGCAGCGGCAAACACTACTATATCCGGCAGCAGGGGAACATGGCAGATATCAATGCGCCTGCATTCGGAAAAAACCGACAATAATCAGGAGATACTTGCACAGGCTTTAAAATCATACCAGAAAGAGCTGATTGTCCTTATTTCAAGAATGGTTGAAGATAGTGAAATACGGCAGCAGAAAATTACAGATTATAAACTTGCGCAGATTACCGAGCAATTCAACAGGGCAAGGCATACTGACCTTGCTGTGCTTGGGAATGAATTGCAAGGATTACAGAAAACCACTCAGGGCCAGTTCTATAAAACAAACGAAGTACTAAGCAATCTGATACAGTTCGCATCATATCAGTATGATAAACAAAAACCTTAA